The Vulpes vulpes isolate BD-2025 chromosome 8, VulVul3, whole genome shotgun sequence genome has a window encoding:
- the AMIGO2 gene encoding amphoterin-induced protein 2 → MSLRLHTRPTPPGVVTPGCRELLCLLVITATVSRGASGVCPTACICATDIVSCTNKNLSKVPGNLFRLIKRLDLSYNRIGLLDSEWIPVSLAKLNTLIIRHNNITSVSAGSFSTTPNLKCLDLSSNKLKTLKSAVFQELKGLEVLLLYNNHISYLDPSAFGGLSQLQKLYLSGNFLTQFPMDLYVGRFKLAELMFLDVSYNRILSLPMHHINLVPGKQLRGIYLHGNPFVCDCALSSLLIFWYRRHFSSVMDFKNDYTCRLWSDPRRSHQVPLLQDGFLNCSDSVINGSFRALGFIHEAQVGERLIVPCDSKTGDGNTDFVWVGPDNRLLEPEKELENFRVFRNGSLVIENPRLEDAGVYSCIAMNRQRLLNETVDVTINVSNFTVNRSHAHEAFNTAFTTLAACVASIVLVLLYLYLTPCPCKCKTKRQKNILHQSDAHSSILNPGPASDAPADDRKAGPGKRVVFLEPLKDSAAGQNGKVRLFPSEPGIAEGILKSTRVKSDSDSVNSVFSDTPFVATT, encoded by the coding sequence ATGTCTTTGCGTCTACACACGCGGCCCACCCCGCCTGGAGTTGTcaccccgggctgcagggagCTGCTGTGTTTGCTGGTGATCACGGCGACCGTGAGCCGCGGCGCCTCCGGGGTGTGCCCCACCGCTTGCATCTGTGCCACGGACATCGTGAGCTGCACCAACAAAAACCTGTCCAAGGTACCCGGGAACCTTTTCAGACTGATCAAGAGACTGGATCTGAGCTACAACCGGATCGGGCTTCTGGATTCGGAGTGGATCCCGGTATCGCTGGCCAAGCTGAACACCCTCATTATCCGTCATAACAACATCACCAGCGTTTCCGCGGGCAGTTTTTCCACGACTCCAAATCTGAAGTGTCTTGACTTATCCTCCAATAAGCTGAAGACGCTGAAAAGCGCCGTGTTCCAAGAGCTGAAGGGCCTGGAGGTGCTCCTGCTGTACAACAACCACATTTCCTATCTGGATCCCTCAGCCTTTGGAGGACTCTCCCAGTTGCAAAAACTCTACTTAAGTGGAAACTTTCTTACGCAGTTTCCCATGGATTTGTATGTTGGGAGGTTCAAGCTGGCAGAACTGATGTTCCTAGATGTTTCCTATAACCGGATCCTCTCCCTGCCCATGCACCACATTAATCTAGTGCCGGGGAAACAGCTGAGAGGCATCTACCTGCACGGAAACCCGTTTGTCTGTGACTGTGCCCTTTCTTCATTGCTGATCTTTTGGTACCGGAGGCACTTTAGCTCGGTGATGGATTTTAAGAACGATTATACCTGTCGCCTGTGGTCCGACCCCAGGCGCTCGCATCAGGTGCCTCTGCTCCAGGATGGCTTTCTGAATTGCTCGGACAGTGTCATCAACGGCTCCTTCCGGGCACTTGGCTTCATTCACGAGGCTCAGGTCGGGGAAAGGCTGATTGTCCCCTGTGACAGCAAGACTGGTGATGGAAATACCGATTTCGTCTGGGTGGGTCCAGACAACCGACTGCTGGAACCCGAGAAAGAGCTGGAGAACTTTCGCGTGTTTCGCAACGGAAGCCTGGTTATAGAAAACCCTCGTTTGGAGGATGCCGGCGTGTATTCCTGCATCGCAATGAACAGGCAGCGCCTGCTGAACGAGACCGTGGATGTCACAATCAACGTGAGCAATTTCACCGTGAACAGGTCCCACGCCCACGAGGCCTTCAACACAGCCTTCACCACCCTTGCGGCCTGCGTGGCCAGCATCGTCTTGGTCCTTTTGTACCTCTACCTGACGCCGTGTCCCTGCAAGTGTAAAaccaagagacaaaaaaatattCTCCACCAAAGCGACGCCCATTCATCTATTCTCAACCCCGGCCCGGCCAGCGATGCCCCCGCTGACGACCGGAAGGCCGGGCCCGGTAAAAGGGTGGTGTTTTTGGAACCCCTGAAGGATAGCGCAGCGGGGCAGAATGGGAAAGTCAGGCTCTTTCCCAGTGAGCCGGGCATAGCCGAGGGCATCCTCAAGTCCACCCGGGTGAAATCTGACTCCGATTCGGTCAATTCCGTCTTCTCGGACACACCCTTCGTGGCCACCACTTAA